A genomic segment from Methanothrix sp. encodes:
- a CDS encoding class II aldolase/adducin family protein: MLDEIDEGQVVLVDRHRECAADSIASCETPVHRAIYRRTDARAVIHTHSPYAVALSLLEDAVMPIDSEGIAFLGECCSARSTR, translated from the coding sequence ATGCTCGACGAGATAGACGAGGGTCAGGTGGTACTCGTCGACAGGCACAGAGAATGCGCCGCTGACAGCATCGCGAGCTGTGAGACTCCAGTCCACAGAGCCATATACCGCAGGACAGATGCCAGAGCGGTTATACACACCCATTCACCGTACGCGGTGGCATTATCGCTCCTGGAGGATGCGGTGATGCCAATCGACAGCGAGGGGATCGCGTTTCTCGGTGAGTGCTGTTCTGCCAGATCAACCAGATGA